CAAGGTAAGCACCTGCCTCGATCGGTAGTGTGCCACCCTTATGAATATTAGAAATAACCGTACGATCTGATTCTACCGTATTGGCATCTGGTTTGTAAATCATGTAAGCACTGAGACTTTCTGCCGTCGCAAGTCCTGGTCTTTCCCCGATCAAGGAGATGACGACCTTGCATTTTACGATGGACGCGACCTGATCTTGAATCCAGACGCGACCTTTGTTAATGAACACTGGCTTTCCTACACTGATGTTTCTCATGGAAAGACCTTGGATTAACGCAGGCAGCAAGTCTGGAATCGTCGCCTCACACGCCGAGGTGCTGAGTCCGTCCGAGATGACGATTTGAACGTCTTTTCCTTTATCCCCATTCTGCTCTAGCCAACGAGCGGATTCATCCGAAAGCATCCGGCCCGAGTCGAGGTTCATTAAATACTCCTCCATGCTCGTCGCTCTTGAATGGAGGACGGGTAGTTGCAGACTCTCGATCAGCTCTGGACTGATGGTTTTCATGACCGCATCGCGTGCTGCTGCCTGATCAATCCGAAATTGGAGGTAGCTTCCCGTCTTCATCCGGGTACCCGCCCGCCCGATTCCGATGCGAGCTGGCGTTCGTTTCATTGCTTGCTCCAGTGCTTCTGGATTGTTTGGATTCCTGACCCCGCATTGCTTTTGCTCAGGAAAATGAATCACTCCTTGGCCTTTTTTGGACAGCTCATCGATTACGCGCTGGACCAAGTCTTCCATATTGATCTGTTTCATCTTGCTTCCCTCCCCACGCGTTAGTCAAAAATGGTTAAATCGCCTGCGCGCTCTGTCAAACGACCATTTTCCATAAGGCCCATTTTTTCCATCCATTTCTCAAATTCTCGGAGAGGTCGCAGCCCCAAGAGCTCGCGGTAGCTGGCGTCATCGTGGTAGCTCGTGTCTTGGTAACTGAGCATGACATCGTCCCCACCTGGTACACCCATATAAAAATTCGCCCCTGCCAAGGTCGTCAGCATCCCTGCAATCTCCTGGTCATTCTGATCCGCGTACATGTGGTTCGTATAAGTCGGAGCGATTCCCATCGGCAAACCATGCAGCTTGCCCATGAACAAGTCCTCCAGATCGGCACGAATCATCTGTCTGCCATCATAAAGTGTTTCTGGTCCGATAAAGCCAGAGACGTTATTGACCATGAATGGCTTCCAGTGACGGCAAAAACCGTACGTACGGGCTTCCAGCGTTTGCATATCGACGCCTTCATGAGAGTCCAGCGACACTTCGGAGCCTTGCCCTGTCTCAAAATACATGACGTTTGGTCCCGACGCTGTGCCTTTTCGGAGCATCAACTCCATTGCCTCATCCAAAATCTCTTTGTTCACGCCAAACGCATCATTCGCGCGTTGTGAACCTGCCAGACTTTGGAACATCAGGGAAATGGGCGCTCCGCCACGAAGAGCCTGCATCTGTGTCGTGATATGAGCCAGTACGCAGTTTTGCGTAGGGATTTCCCATTTCTGCATGAAATCATGTGTCATTTTCAAGAGCTTGGTAACGCTTTCAACGGAGTCGTTATTGGGGTTAATTCCAATGACAGCGTCGCCTGATCCATATGACAAGCCTTCCTTCATCGAAGCCAAAATGCCATCGGGATCATCGATTGGGTGATTCGGCTGGCAGCGGAACGCCAGTCTTCCCGGCTCGCCGATCAATGTGTTGCAGTACGCTTGATGCTTCATTTTTTGGGAAGCCATGACTAGGTCAATGCTGGACATCAGTTTGGCCGTAGCGGAAATCATCTCGCTGGTCAGCCCACGACTAATTCGTGTCAGCTCAGGCATTCCTGTGGAAAACGACAAGATGTACTCCCGTAGCTCCCCTACTGTCCAATTTTTGATCTCATTGTAAATAGAGAGATTGATATCATCATAAATGATCCGTGTCACTTCGTCCTTTTCGTACGGTATGACCGGATTTTCATATAGATCACGAAGTTGCATTTCGCTTAATACGACTTTGGCCGCCATCCGCTCCAGTGCGGAATTGGCTGCTAGTTTACTCATGTGATCGCCAGACTTTTCTTCACTCGCTTTTGCCAATACATCACGAACCGAAGTAAACTGGTAATGCTGTTTACGTACGACGCAAGCCAATTTCATCTCTAGCTTCACTCACTTTCTTTTCAACTTTCCGTAAACTCTATCTCATGGAACGTAAAAAAGCGCTTCGAAACATAAGACGAATTGCTCGCCTAGGTCCAAGCGCCGTTGCTCTTCATACGATTCACTTTTTTGCGTTCATTGTCTGCCCGTAAGCACGAACTCCACTGCCGGTAGCAGTTCTTCCTCCATGACAGGTTTGACCAGATAGGCACATATCCCTTTCGCTTTGGCTTGCATGACCATGTCCTTTTGACTGTAAGCAGTCAAGAGAAGGATAGCCACGTCCGAATGCTCTCGGATAATCCCAGTCGCTGTCAAACCGTCCATAATTGGCATTTTGACATCCATAATAATGAGATGCGGGTTCCACATTTGCGTCAATCGAACGGCCTCTTTGCCGTTTTTTCCTTCAGCTATGACGTTATATCCCTGCTCTTGCAACATCTCGACCAGGTCCATACGTGTTATGGGGTCGTCGTCTATGATGATGACTCGATAATGCTGACGCAATACTCCACCTCCCGATCACCAGTGAACGGACGTGCCAACTGCTCATCATTCCATGCGCAACCAACGCCGTTGTCGGTTTATCGCATATTTCTGAATACGTTTATTATATCGATATTTTCAGGCTAATTCCAGCTTAAATCGAGTCCATCATCGTCAGAGATGGCATTTCCACAAACGATCCGTTTCTCCTAAAGCCCCTCCTCTCACGGTACTCTTCTCGTCGAGTCTTGTCTCACCTAAAAAAATCAATGTACGATTTTCGGCTGCAGCCATTTTTGGTGAGCGATAAAATGAAAACATAAATATGGAGGGGGAAAAGAATGATAACGGCCGAGATGAAGTCCGAGTATTATCAGGCGTTACTAGATAAAAATTCAGAATATGAAGGTGTCTTTTTTGTTGGAGTAAAGACTACCGGCGTATTCTGTCGCCCGACATGTCCAGCAAGAAAACCTAAGTTTGTGAATTGTGAGTTTTTTGCTCATGCCAAACAAGCACTTCTGGCCTCATTCCGGCCCTGCCAGCGCTGCCGTCCACTTTCACATCCCAATCACGTTTCAGAGCTCGTGCGCCTGCTAGTAAACGCTGTAGAAGAAAACCCCGAGCAGCGCTGGACGGAAAAAGACTTTCAAAGATTATCCGTAGACGCTTCAACAGCGCGACGCCAATTCAAAAAACGTTTTGGCATGACGTTCGTCGAATATGCTAGGGCGCGACGTATGGGGATTGCACTGAAAGAAATCAGAGAAGGAAAAGCAATCATCGATGCCCAACTATCCACCGGATACGAGTCCAGCAGTGGTTTTCGAGACGCATTTTCACGAATTATGGGGGCAGCACCTACTCTTCTTGGAGATCAGCATGTCTTAAAGGCATCGTGGCTGGATA
The window above is part of the Brevibacillus antibioticus genome. Proteins encoded here:
- the eutC gene encoding ethanolamine ammonia-lyase subunit EutC, with the translated sequence MKQINMEDLVQRVIDELSKKGQGVIHFPEQKQCGVRNPNNPEALEQAMKRTPARIGIGRAGTRMKTGSYLQFRIDQAAARDAVMKTISPELIESLQLPVLHSRATSMEEYLMNLDSGRMLSDESARWLEQNGDKGKDVQIVISDGLSTSACEATIPDLLPALIQGLSMRNISVGKPVFINKGRVWIQDQVASIVKCKVVISLIGERPGLATAESLSAYMIYKPDANTVESDRTVISNIHKGGTLPIEAGAYLAELLEEILKYQASGVKLSQLRAING
- a CDS encoding response regulator codes for the protein MRQHYRVIIIDDDPITRMDLVEMLQEQGYNVIAEGKNGKEAVRLTQMWNPHLIIMDVKMPIMDGLTATGIIREHSDVAILLLTAYSQKDMVMQAKAKGICAYLVKPVMEEELLPAVEFVLTGRQ
- a CDS encoding bifunctional transcriptional activator/DNA repair enzyme AdaA, whose amino-acid sequence is MITAEMKSEYYQALLDKNSEYEGVFFVGVKTTGVFCRPTCPARKPKFVNCEFFAHAKQALLASFRPCQRCRPLSHPNHVSELVRLLVNAVEENPEQRWTEKDFQRLSVDASTARRQFKKRFGMTFVEYARARRMGIALKEIREGKAIIDAQLSTGYESSSGFRDAFSRIMGAAPTLLGDQHVLKASWLDTRLGPMIAIADEEALYLLEFVDRRGLEREVERLRQRTKSAIIPGSTAPIRSIERELEEYFDGKLTPFATPLFMCGSPFQKMVWEHLQTIPPGQTSSYSEVAAAIGKPSAFRAVAQANGANQLAIVIPCHRVIHSNGDLGGYGGGLSRKRWLLHHEKETPAPLDSDS
- a CDS encoding ethanolamine ammonia-lyase subunit EutB; protein product: MKLACVVRKQHYQFTSVRDVLAKASEEKSGDHMSKLAANSALERMAAKVVLSEMQLRDLYENPVIPYEKDEVTRIIYDDINLSIYNEIKNWTVGELREYILSFSTGMPELTRISRGLTSEMISATAKLMSSIDLVMASQKMKHQAYCNTLIGEPGRLAFRCQPNHPIDDPDGILASMKEGLSYGSGDAVIGINPNNDSVESVTKLLKMTHDFMQKWEIPTQNCVLAHITTQMQALRGGAPISLMFQSLAGSQRANDAFGVNKEILDEAMELMLRKGTASGPNVMYFETGQGSEVSLDSHEGVDMQTLEARTYGFCRHWKPFMVNNVSGFIGPETLYDGRQMIRADLEDLFMGKLHGLPMGIAPTYTNHMYADQNDQEIAGMLTTLAGANFYMGVPGGDDVMLSYQDTSYHDDASYRELLGLRPLREFEKWMEKMGLMENGRLTERAGDLTIFD